In Hydractinia symbiolongicarpus strain clone_291-10 chromosome 4, HSymV2.1, whole genome shotgun sequence, the following proteins share a genomic window:
- the LOC130641647 gene encoding tyrosine-protein phosphatase corkscrew-like codes for MRSSWGFHAQLTFDEAEKILKEKGANGNYLCRRSATTPGSYTLSVKRGNVVWHFKIRNDGDCFELYENDGFASVPDLIEYYQQNPSKFIDADGNCVQMSEPVAYDDDSDPGLDKERWFFGEIGRGEAHSFLKQRGEDGSYLVRESRSKPGSYVLSIRHKNEVTEFLIEYTDGTFDVSGTKSLKFPTMQHLLNHFTAHPPMDVHGNVVPLKEALCDTAERRKNDQRMKKEFEWLQQEDRANTNTKSEGLKPENRGKNRYRNILPFDHTRVVLRNVDPNISGSDYINASYIFDDESGALFIASQGCVKATVNDFWHMIDQENSRIIIMVTNEVEKAKIKCVRYWPEPGVSMNVGKKIVTNTGETATRDYVVRQLELSDELHGNQPTPPRKIFLYQFVGWPDHGVPGDPGSLLEVMQLIEATQKTFEYPGPPVIHCSAGIGRTGTVIVISMLMSLYRIKGHLEERDVPRTVQKVRLQRSGMVQTEAQYRFIYNAVVFFMETVERREVGAQQSRNLYGNLDAMSELLSDLTGDQEDLPPPPPRSTKASMKSKPVPKPN; via the exons ATGAG gTCTTCCTGGGGTTTTCATGCCCAGCTAACGTTTGATGAAGCTGAAAAAATACTTAAAGAAAAAGGAGCTAATGGAAATTATTTGTGTCGAAGAAGTGCAACCACTCCGGGAAGTTACACACTATCTGTGAA GCGTGGCAATGTAGTGTGGCATTTTAAGATAAGAAACGATGGTGATTGCTTTGAGCTGTATGAAAACGACGGATTCGCATCTGTGCCGGATTTAATTGAATACTACCAACAAAATCCCAGCAAATTCATAGATGCGGATGGCAACTGTGTGCAAATGAGTGAGCCTGTTGCTTATGATGATGATAGCGATCCTGGTTTGGATAAAGAAAG GTGGTTTTTTGGAGAAATAGGTCGCGGAGAAGCTCATTCGTTCTTAAAACAGAGAGGCGAAGATGGATCGTATCTTGTTCGTGAGAGTCGGTCCAAACCAGGATCATACGTCCTTTCGATAAG acaTAAAAATGAAGTAACCGAATTTCTTATCGAGTACACTGATGGTACATTTGATGTGTCTGgaacaaaatctttaaaatttccTACAATGCAACATTTGCTGAACCACTTCACTGCTCATCCACCTATGGATGTTCATGGCAATGTTGTCCCTTTGAAGGAG GCGTTGTGTGATACTGCTGAAAGAAGAAAGAATGACCAAcgaatgaaaaaagaatttgag TGGTTGCAACAAGAGGACAGAGCAAACACGAATACAAAGAGTGAAGGACTTAAACCAGAGAACAGAGGAAAAAACAGATACAGAAACATTCTACCAT TTGACCACACACGCGTTGTTCTACGAAATGTTGATCCTAATATTTCGGGTTCAGATTATATTAATGCTAGTTATATTTTT gatGACGAAAGCGGGGCGTTATTTATTGCATCGCAAGGTTGTGTCAAAGCTACTGTAAATGATTTTTGGCACATGATAGATCAAGAAAATTCCAGAATTATTATAATGGTTACAAACGAAGTTGAAAAGGCAAAA attaaatGTGTTCGTTATTGGCCAGAACCTGGTGTATCGATGAATGTTGGGAAAAAAATCGTCACCAATACTGGAGAGACGGCGACGCGTGATTATGTCGTGCGGCAGTTAGAGCTTTCTGACGAG CTACATGGAAACCAACCAACACCGCCTCGCAAAATCTTTCTCTATCAATTCGTTGGTTGGCCTGATCATGGTGTACCTGGTGACCCAGGATCCTTACTGGAAGTTATGCAACTCATCGAAGCAActcaaaaaacatttgaatatcCAGGACCTCCAGTTATTCATTGCAG TGCTGGCATTGGCAGGACTGGGACAGTTATCGTGATCAGTATGCTGATGAGTTTGTATCGAATAAAAG GACATTTGGAAGAAAGGGATGTACCACGTACTGTTCAGAAGGTTCGACTACAACGTTCAGGCATGGTTCAAACTGAG GCGCAGTATCGCTTCATATATAACGCTGTGGTATTTTTCATGGAAACAGTGGAACGAAGAGAGGTTGGAGCACAG CAATCTAGAAATCTGTACGGTAACCTGGACGCTATGAGCGAATTATTGTCTGACTTAACTGGTGACCAAGAAGATTTACCACCCCCTCCACCTAGATCAACAAA AGCGTCGATGAAGTCAAAACCTGTACCAAAACCAAATTAA
- the LOC130641645 gene encoding uncharacterized protein LOC130641645 isoform X1 produces MKQKLSIFFVLLLSSILSTGLSNKSGYNKPLGRHRHSDGHIDIFDKVPVPQEFWDKCIHIQKPCLFRGAGSNFPAKKKWTNEYLIDRFGDLEVKYILGRKEVPANIQKIGRDTMKTFLESYTSEEKHIFSQLPDLMAEDIFVLPFLTCGSYKERLLHSNLWLSSGEKKSSLRYDAGNTIHCLLNGTKDWILIHPNFTEHIPTADYRQYSLLDVEKIDLKQYPKFAAVRYHHANMNAGDCMFLPRRYWHQVNSFGMQNLQVSVILPYLKSFNNSGCDGSMLHNLSLSKKKWIYFANVSQTLNKEDLFKLRDTFITYIGTYEKLDEATLQDIYHFDGSCHVPCVCIVKTLLRTFDTTNKGYIDLNDIQSSTLSQLQDALNAEKGNRVIPGECEYFMFSSQDIMNIIESLSESGIFYKRYFIARYEELGGSQIMGEKNFKMLNNEKDDVIIPSDIVRENAVRVTSLYQRKDISEKSTESKNSNIFEEPDDYLAHEPMYQPSETDDDYPAHEPMYQPSETDDDYPAHEPMYQPSEMENQYEIAIDDKLDVKDAPILSYIDDVEEILADAGHEEDLVRDEDMEDHEPIYQLSEEEEDNEKQAGLKEQSVQTNVEEIYHDVTSTLNGETDELSSQNEFVDENEDGYPDHDPIYQPEDGERYVWNSVGDEVDNSEHRHIEL; encoded by the exons ATGAAGCAAAAATTATCCATATTTTTTGTCCTATTACTATCATCTATACTCTCCACTGGTTTGTCAAATAAATCCGGATATAACAAACCTCTTGGTCGTCATCGACACAGTGATGGTCATATAGATATTTTCGATAAAGTTCCAGTACCCCAAGAATTCTGGGATAAGTGTATACATATACAGAAACCTTGCCTTTTCCGAGGGGCTGGGAGTAATTTTCCTGCGAAAAAAAAATGGACAAATGAATATTTGATTGACCGCTTTGGAGACCTGGAAGTGAAATATATACTCGGGAGGAAAGAGGTTCCAGCAAACATACAAAAGATTGGTAGAGAcacaatgaaaacgtttttagagAGTTATACCAGTGAGGAAAAACACATTTTCTCTCAGTTGCCTGATCTTATGGCTGAAGATATTTTTGTACTACCATTTTTAACTTGTGGTAGTTACAAGGAGAGGCTGTTACATTCAAATTTATGGTTAAGTTCTGGTGAAAAAAAGAGTTCGCTGCGATATGACGCTGGAAACACGATTCATTGTTTACTGAATGGTACAAAGGACTGGATACTAATCCATCCGAATTTTACAGAACAT atacCTACAGCGGATTACAGACAGTATTCTCTACTGGatgttgaaaaaatagatttaaaaCAATATCCAAAATTTGCAGCCGTGCGCTACCACCACGCCAATATGAATGCAGGAGATTGCATGTTTCTTCCACGAA GGTACTGGCATCAAGTTAATTCATTTGGCATGCAAAATCTACAAGTGTCTGTGATTTTACCTTATTTGAAAAGTTTTAACAACTCGGGTTGCGATGGAAGTATGTTGCACAACTTGTCATTGTCGAAAAAAAAATGGATTTATTTCGCTAATGTTTCCCAGACTCTTAACAAGGAAGACCTATTCAAGCTGAG ggATACTTTTATAACGTATATCGGTACATATGAGAAATTAGATGAAGCAACATTACAGGATATTTAT CATTTTGACGGCAGTTGTCATGTTCCATGCGTATGTATTGTGAAGACGTTATTACGTACCTTCGACACTACAAACAAGGGTTATATCGACCTAAATGACATTCAATCATCAACTTTATCTCAGCTCCAA gatgCTTTAAATGCTGAAAAAGGAAACCGTGTTATTCCTGGGGAGTGCGAGTATTTTATGTTTTCTTCACAAGATATTATGAACATAATTGAAAGTTTGTCTGAATCTGGCATCTTTTATAAAAGATATTTCATAGCCAGATATGAg GAACTAGGCGGGTCGCAGATAATGGGTGAAAAGAATTTCAAGATGCTGAATAATGAGAAGGATGATGTCATCATACCAAGCGATATTGTGAGAGAAAATGCAGTCAGAGTCACCTCTCTTTATCAGAGGAAGGATATCTCCG AGAAATCTACAGAATCAAAGAATAGTAATATTTTTGAGGAACCCGACGATTATCTGGCTCATGAACCGATGTACCAGCCATCAGAAACTGACGACGATTATCCGGCTCATGAACCGATGTACCAGCCATCAGAAACTGACGACGATTATCCGGCTCATGAACCGATGTACCAGCCATCAGAAATGGAAAATCAATACGAAATTGCCATTGACGACAAACTG GACGTAAAGGATGCACCAATTCTGAGTTACATTGATGATGTTGAAGAAATATTAGCTGACGCCGGACATGAAGAAGATCTCGTTCGTGACGAAGACATGGAAGACCATGAACCTATTTACCAGCTCtctgaagaagaggaagacaaCGAGAAGCAGGCTGGACTGAAGGAACAAAGTGTTCAAACCAATGTAGAGGAGATATACCATGATGTTACGTCGACTTTAAACG GTGAAACCGATGAGCTATCATCTCAAAATGAATTCGTTGATGAAAATGAAGATGGCTACCCTGACCATGATCCGATTTATCAACCCGAAGATGGGGAGCGTTATGTATGGAACTCCGTGGGGGATGAAGTTGATAACTCAGAGCACAGACACATCGAGTTATAG
- the LOC130641645 gene encoding uncharacterized protein LOC130641645 isoform X2, whose protein sequence is MKQKLSIFFVLLLSSILSTGLSNKSGYNKPLGRHRHSDGHIDIFDKVPVPQEFWDKCIHIQKPCLFRGAGSNFPAKKKWTNEYLIDRFGDLEVKYILGRKEVPANIQKIGRDTMKTFLESYTSEEKHIFSQLPDLMAEDIFVLPFLTCGSYKERLLHSNLWLSSGEKKSSLRYDAGNTIHCLLNGTKDWILIHPNFTEHIPTADYRQYSLLDVEKIDLKQYPKFAAVRYHHANMNAGDCMFLPRRYWHQVNSFGMQNLQVSVILPYLKSFNNSGCDGSMLHNLSLSKKKWIYFANVSQTLNKEDLFKLRDTFITYIGTYEKLDEATLQDIYHFDGSCHVPCVCIVKTLLRTFDTTNKGYIDLNDIQSSTLSQLQDALNAEKGNRVIPGECEYFMFSSQDIMNIIESLSESGIFYKRYFIARYEELGGSQIMGEKNFKMLNNEKDDVIIPSDIVRENAVRVTSLYQRKDISEKSTESKNSNIFEEPDDYLAHEPMYQPSETDDDYPAHEPMYQPSETDDDYPAHEPMYQPSEMENQYEIAIDDKLDVKDAPILSYIDDVEEILADAGHEEDLVRDEDMEDHEPIYQLSEEEEDNEKQAGLKEQSVQTNVEEIYHDVTSTLNVTTIINMIIISLWF, encoded by the exons ATGAAGCAAAAATTATCCATATTTTTTGTCCTATTACTATCATCTATACTCTCCACTGGTTTGTCAAATAAATCCGGATATAACAAACCTCTTGGTCGTCATCGACACAGTGATGGTCATATAGATATTTTCGATAAAGTTCCAGTACCCCAAGAATTCTGGGATAAGTGTATACATATACAGAAACCTTGCCTTTTCCGAGGGGCTGGGAGTAATTTTCCTGCGAAAAAAAAATGGACAAATGAATATTTGATTGACCGCTTTGGAGACCTGGAAGTGAAATATATACTCGGGAGGAAAGAGGTTCCAGCAAACATACAAAAGATTGGTAGAGAcacaatgaaaacgtttttagagAGTTATACCAGTGAGGAAAAACACATTTTCTCTCAGTTGCCTGATCTTATGGCTGAAGATATTTTTGTACTACCATTTTTAACTTGTGGTAGTTACAAGGAGAGGCTGTTACATTCAAATTTATGGTTAAGTTCTGGTGAAAAAAAGAGTTCGCTGCGATATGACGCTGGAAACACGATTCATTGTTTACTGAATGGTACAAAGGACTGGATACTAATCCATCCGAATTTTACAGAACAT atacCTACAGCGGATTACAGACAGTATTCTCTACTGGatgttgaaaaaatagatttaaaaCAATATCCAAAATTTGCAGCCGTGCGCTACCACCACGCCAATATGAATGCAGGAGATTGCATGTTTCTTCCACGAA GGTACTGGCATCAAGTTAATTCATTTGGCATGCAAAATCTACAAGTGTCTGTGATTTTACCTTATTTGAAAAGTTTTAACAACTCGGGTTGCGATGGAAGTATGTTGCACAACTTGTCATTGTCGAAAAAAAAATGGATTTATTTCGCTAATGTTTCCCAGACTCTTAACAAGGAAGACCTATTCAAGCTGAG ggATACTTTTATAACGTATATCGGTACATATGAGAAATTAGATGAAGCAACATTACAGGATATTTAT CATTTTGACGGCAGTTGTCATGTTCCATGCGTATGTATTGTGAAGACGTTATTACGTACCTTCGACACTACAAACAAGGGTTATATCGACCTAAATGACATTCAATCATCAACTTTATCTCAGCTCCAA gatgCTTTAAATGCTGAAAAAGGAAACCGTGTTATTCCTGGGGAGTGCGAGTATTTTATGTTTTCTTCACAAGATATTATGAACATAATTGAAAGTTTGTCTGAATCTGGCATCTTTTATAAAAGATATTTCATAGCCAGATATGAg GAACTAGGCGGGTCGCAGATAATGGGTGAAAAGAATTTCAAGATGCTGAATAATGAGAAGGATGATGTCATCATACCAAGCGATATTGTGAGAGAAAATGCAGTCAGAGTCACCTCTCTTTATCAGAGGAAGGATATCTCCG AGAAATCTACAGAATCAAAGAATAGTAATATTTTTGAGGAACCCGACGATTATCTGGCTCATGAACCGATGTACCAGCCATCAGAAACTGACGACGATTATCCGGCTCATGAACCGATGTACCAGCCATCAGAAACTGACGACGATTATCCGGCTCATGAACCGATGTACCAGCCATCAGAAATGGAAAATCAATACGAAATTGCCATTGACGACAAACTG GACGTAAAGGATGCACCAATTCTGAGTTACATTGATGATGTTGAAGAAATATTAGCTGACGCCGGACATGAAGAAGATCTCGTTCGTGACGAAGACATGGAAGACCATGAACCTATTTACCAGCTCtctgaagaagaggaagacaaCGAGAAGCAGGCTGGACTGAAGGAACAAAGTGTTCAAACCAATGTAGAGGAGATATACCATGATGTTACGTCGACTTTAAACG ttACAACCATAATAAACATGATAATTATATCTCTGTGGTTTTAA